The DNA region tttaaaaaaaaagtttggttaAATTTcaggttttaaaaatatattttttaacgaTTTTAAATATTGGTTACAATccaatccgaaccgaacccgcaaaagaaccaaaccgaattcgataacttttaaaaccaaaaaaacttaaacttatGAATATAAGAAGATTATTCGATAATCAACCGTTCCGAAACCAAGACTCCGGAAAGCCCATACCTAGCCAAGACAcagattattttaattaggcCTGGACGTTTTTAACTCAACCCGAACTACCTACTTAAACCCGAACCGGAAAAAtcgaaaccgaatccgaactgatatacaaaaatattcgAATGGGACCTATGAGCTTAGTACTTTGGTGTTTGGTTATAACCCGAACCGAACTGAAATCCGAACTAGGATCCGAAAATATccgaaattagttaaatatgttaatatttttatatattttaaggtgatttagatattttagagtattaaaaatatttttgtagttttcgttattttttattttgaatacttttagctaattttgatagtttaaattagatttgtaaatgatttatagattttgaaaaaaagaattgtcagtttttgaagttttaaattttttttttagacaaTTTAAACATCAGCTACATCTGATCCGAACCGAACTCGgaaagaaccgaaccgaatccgatccaaTAATTAGTAAAATCCGAATGGGACTTTTGAGCTTAGCaccgaaaatccgaaaatccGATTTACCCAAACCGATACCGAATGAGACACCGAACTCTTAGGCCTAATTCTAATCAGTCGTTTAGCTAGTACTTGTTGCTTTATAAGGTTTAATCCAAACTTTCAAACCCATACAGAATGggcttttatatatataatcagtAAGCCCAGTTTTCTTTAAAACCCTAGTCCTTTTCTTTAAAGCCAAGAGGGGCAAACCCTTTTGTTGTGCGGCTCTGCGAAACTTGGAAAATGGGTAAAAATCCTTCTTCTCATCTCTCCTTTAGATCCAATCCTCGCCCTTTAGATCGATTTAGCGTCTCTCTTTCAAACTTCAGATGATTTTGTGTTATGGATCTGTTGTTACGaactaatttaataatttcGATTTGATTTTGGTGAACGCTAGGTGCTTACAAGTATGTGTCTGAGCTATGGAGGAAGAAACAGTCCGATGTCATGAGGTTCGTGCAGAGGGTTAGGTGCTGGGAGTACAGACAGCAGCCTTCCATTGTCCGTCTCGTCAGGCCTACTCGTCCCGACAAGGCTCGTCGTTTGGGCTACAAGGCCAAACAAGTAATGTTTTCCCCATAAACTTGACTTTATTGGTAAAATGAGATCTTGGAGTGTAGATAATTATTACTTGTCTTAAACGGATGTGCTATCATTGTATGATGTTGCTTTAATTTGCTTGGTTTTGATGTTTATTGTGTTTCTTGGAACAAACACATGTCTGAAAATCTAGCTCTTGTTCTGATTGGTACATAAAACATACTATTTGTCACTAATACAGGGATTTGTGGTGTACCGTGTCCGTGTGAGACGTGGTGGACGCAAGAGGCCAGTGCCAAAGGGTATTGTGTATGGTAAGCCCACAAACCAGGGAGTCACCCAACTCAAGTTCCAGANNNNNNNNNNNNNNNNNNNNNNNNNNNNNNNNNNNNNNNNNNNNNNNNNNNNNNNNNNNNNNNNNNNNNNNNNNNNNNNNNNNNNNNNNNNNNNNNNNNNTTTGCaaaaatcgtagatatgtttatataatatataaatatattatgttacacatattttcatataaataataccacaatgtaagttttgtatgataaatattaaaaatacaaaatatatagaactatatatttaaaataatatataaaaaatctattacgttatcataaaatttaaaaatcaaatttagcaattaaacacattgcttatttaaacacattagtacatattgttatttatcaaaattttatatcaatacacttgcaatcatgtataatgtttagtacaaataaaagtaataaaaaattgattcccgctcggtcgagcgggtcatgatctagtaggTGATTAACTCATGAAACCAACTTTAAGATAAcgtttgatataaaattattagaacTCTTAGCATAAGAGGAGAAAAACAATAGCTTAAATCATACGCACAATGTATAAACCATTGCTTTTAACTTGCATCagctttaattttatttaagtcAATGAATGCACAAATACAACGAGTGatattcaaatgttttttttttccttgctTTCTGTATCATACACATTATTATAATCCTAAACCATCCCGGTTCTTAACATTTTAAATGCAATGGTTTATCTCTTCCCCCGGTTATTGAAACTAAAAGAGAGCTTCACTTGCCAGTGTAAAGAGGCTTACGCTTCTCAGCAAACGCAGCTAATCCTTCCAGACGATCTTGAGTGTTAAGAAGCTTCTGATAACACATCTCCTCTAGCTCCAAACCTGAAGCCATATTCGTCTCTATTCCTTCATCTATCGCTTTCTTCGCCATCTTTATCGCCACTGGACCTTTCTCATTTATCTGCTGAGCCACTTCCATTGCTTTCATATGAGCCTCACCCGCCGTAACACAAAAGTTCACTAGCCCTGCACcacaacaacaaataaaaagagTATTAAGAATCATCTTTTATTTGGTGGGTATGGGTATATAGCCACAGACCTTTATTTGCAGCTTCTTTTGCATCAATCTTTCGACCTGTGAATATAAGTTCCTTCGAAACCGATCTCCCAACCAGCCTTGAGAGCCTTTGTGTTCCACCAGCACTGAGAATAGAAGCcgagagaaagaagaaatcaATCAGAAGATTGACAAAATGGGGAGTCACGGAGGGTTATGATATAATACCCAGGGATTACAGCGAGTCCTGTTTCAGGCAAACCAAATACTGCATTTTCACCTGAAAACATTAACAAGAATTGGACATTAAAGCTGGAAGACTAAGAAAAATGATGAGATATGGAAATAGAATAATACCAGAGATTCGAAGATCACAGGATAAAGCCATTTCGAGTCCACCTCCTAGTGCCACACCTTCTATTGCAGCAATAGTTGGGATACTCAATGCCTAGAATACACAAGTCTTTCTAAGTCACTATAGCATGAGAATCTCACATAGAAGTAAGTAAAGTAACACATGAAGCTAATAGTTTCATCTCACTAGAACCATTTTATAAGTAAGAAGACTAATAAATTTTCCATATCTTGATAAAGCAGAGCTAAGTTAACAATTTGATGAGAAGTTTTCTTGTATAGGGGATTAATATACCTCTATGAAAGAGAACATGTAGCGCAACGAGTTGACATATGTGTGAACCTCAGATGGAGTCATCGTTCTACGTTCCTGacatgaaaaaaacaaataagaa from Raphanus sativus cultivar WK10039 chromosome 8, ASM80110v3, whole genome shotgun sequence includes:
- the LOC108820613 gene encoding probable enoyl-CoA hydratase 2, mitochondrial, with product MSFVKYLRRDSLLQLAGKRSISRRCMLQTCRTLIIETAPPESVKLNRLSGSDSGIVEVNLDRPVAKNAINKEMLKSLQNTFETIQQDSSARVVMITSLVPGVFCAGADLKERRTMTPSEVHTYVNSLRYMFSFIEALSIPTIAAIEGVALGGGLEMALSCDLRISGENAVFGLPETGLAVIPGAGGTQRLSRLVGRSVSKELIFTGRKIDAKEAANKGLVNFCVTAGEAHMKAMEVAQQINEKGPVAIKMAKKAIDEGIETNMASGLELEEMCYQKLLNTQDRLEGLAAFAEKRKPLYTGK
- the LOC130498989 gene encoding 60S ribosomal protein L15-1-like, translating into MGAYKYVSELWRKKQSDVMRFVQRVRCWEYRQQPSIVRLVRPTRPDKARRLGYKAKQGFVVYRVRVRRGGRKRPVPKGIVYGKPTNQGVTQLKFQ